A portion of the Pseudoxanthomonas sp. JBR18 genome contains these proteins:
- the lptA gene encoding lipopolysaccharide transport periplasmic protein LptA, translating into MSPNLRSNAGPLLLMTGLAMALLAGGALAKTSDRNQEMNLDAGYQDGNVTQDGVIHLDQGVHLTQGTLDIQATKGQIVRKNGEITQVTFTGGPVKLKQINDDGTPMNAQADLIVYDLMKEIITLTGDYTVTSPKGSNSGQKMVYNTKTGNMQSGGDGSRVHTVIQPKNKSPGATVGSPTQVPPAKPGNK; encoded by the coding sequence ATGTCCCCAAATCTGCGCAGTAATGCAGGCCCGCTGCTGCTGATGACTGGTCTGGCGATGGCCTTGCTCGCCGGTGGCGCGCTGGCCAAGACCTCCGATCGCAATCAGGAGATGAACCTGGATGCCGGTTACCAGGACGGCAACGTCACCCAGGATGGCGTGATCCACCTGGACCAGGGCGTGCACCTGACCCAGGGCACGCTGGACATCCAGGCCACCAAGGGCCAGATCGTGCGCAAGAACGGCGAGATCACCCAGGTCACCTTTACCGGAGGACCGGTGAAGCTGAAGCAGATCAACGACGATGGCACCCCGATGAACGCGCAGGCCGACCTGATCGTCTACGACCTGATGAAGGAAATCATCACCCTGACCGGCGATTACACCGTCACCTCGCCCAAGGGCTCCAACTCCGGCCAGAAGATGGTCTACAACACCAAGACCGGCAACATGCAGAGCGGCGGCGATGGCTCGCGCGTGCATACGGTGATCCAGCCCAAGAACAAGTCCCCCGGGGCCACGGTGGGCTCGCCCACCCAGGTGCCGCCGGCCAAGCCGGGGAACAAGTAA
- the lptC gene encoding LPS export ABC transporter periplasmic protein LptC — translation MSWRAGLGWCLLAGVLVFGWLAWNNRHKPAAVAVDPNKYDYIMHDFTMVALDKEGQESVTLEAPEMRRLASDETYTITDPTFLMPDKEGAHWKMVSKTGWVAAKGEKLRMEGDVVGTSPPGTAPSTFKTTLLDIYPDQHLASTDREVVLTQPGATMSGTGFEIDSQTQQYKFKSKVRSRYVPKSAQ, via the coding sequence GTGAGCTGGCGCGCCGGCTTGGGCTGGTGCCTGCTCGCAGGCGTGCTGGTGTTCGGCTGGCTGGCCTGGAACAACCGGCACAAGCCCGCAGCGGTCGCGGTGGACCCCAACAAGTACGACTACATCATGCACGACTTCACCATGGTCGCCCTGGACAAGGAGGGCCAGGAGTCGGTCACGCTGGAGGCGCCGGAGATGCGACGGCTGGCCAGTGACGAGACCTACACCATCACCGACCCGACCTTCCTGATGCCCGACAAGGAGGGCGCGCACTGGAAGATGGTCAGCAAGACCGGCTGGGTCGCGGCCAAGGGCGAGAAGCTGCGCATGGAAGGCGACGTGGTCGGCACCAGTCCACCCGGCACGGCCCCGTCCACGTTCAAGACCACGCTGCTGGATATCTATCCGGATCAGCACCTGGCCTCGACCGACCGCGAGGTGGTCCTGACCCAACCCGGCGCCACCATGAGCGGCACGGGTTTCGAAATCGATTCGCAGACCCAACAATACAAGTTCAAGTCCAAGGTGAGATCGCGCTATGTCCCCAAATCTGCGCAGTAA
- a CDS encoding HAD hydrolase family protein — protein MHLSHLHNITDELLDRASRVRLACFDVDGTLTDGGLFLDADGREAKTFHVQDGLGLVLLRRHGIEVALVTARSGQVVEHRARELGIGVHQGVKDKLTKLQALCAERGLGLDQVLFMGDDLADLTSLRNVGLAVAPANVHPWVAPAAHWTTRAAGGRGAAREVCDLVLAAQGHVDKLLQEGAA, from the coding sequence ATGCATCTGAGCCATCTCCACAACATCACCGACGAACTGCTGGACCGAGCCTCACGCGTGCGCCTGGCCTGCTTCGATGTCGACGGCACGCTGACCGACGGCGGGCTGTTCCTCGACGCCGACGGCCGCGAAGCCAAGACCTTCCACGTGCAGGACGGACTCGGCCTGGTCCTGCTGCGCCGCCACGGGATCGAGGTGGCGCTGGTGACCGCCCGCAGCGGCCAGGTCGTCGAGCACCGTGCGCGCGAGCTGGGCATCGGCGTGCATCAGGGCGTCAAGGACAAGCTGACAAAACTGCAAGCCCTGTGCGCCGAACGTGGCCTCGGCCTGGACCAGGTGCTCTTCATGGGCGACGACCTGGCCGACCTGACCAGCCTGCGCAACGTCGGCCTGGCGGTGGCGCCGGCCAATGTCCATCCATGGGTCGCGCCTGCCGCCCACTGGACCACCCGCGCCGCCGGTGGCCGCGGCGCCGCGCGCGAAGTCTGTGACCTGGTGCTGGCGGCCCAGGGCCACGTGGACAAGCTGCTGCAGGAGGGGGCCGCGTGA
- a CDS encoding BolA/IbaG family iron-sulfur metabolism protein has translation MDAETIRELIEKGLPGAQARVQGDDGVHFEATVVSEVFQGKLPLARHRMVYATLGELMGGAIHALQLKTVTPDEAA, from the coding sequence TTGGACGCCGAAACCATCCGTGAACTCATCGAGAAGGGCCTGCCTGGCGCCCAGGCGCGCGTGCAGGGCGATGACGGCGTGCATTTCGAGGCCACCGTCGTCAGCGAGGTCTTCCAGGGCAAACTGCCGCTGGCACGCCATCGCATGGTCTACGCCACGCTGGGCGAACTGATGGGCGGGGCGATCCACGCGCTCCAACTCAAGACCGTCACCCCCGACGAAGCCGCTTAA
- a CDS encoding KpsF/GutQ family sugar-phosphate isomerase, whose protein sequence is MPSTAQSSVPVDDAALAASGRRAVQIEAEALHALAQRIDGPFSAACRLILAGTGRVVAMGMGKSGHIARKIAATLASTGTPAFYVHPAEAGHGDLGMITDADIVLAVSYSGESDEILMLLPVLKRQGNAVVAMTGRPASTLAREADVHLDVSVPAEACPLHLAPTSSTTATLAMGDALAVALLEARGFTSEDFARSHPAGSLGRQLLLHIADVMHVGEEIPCVPQDATLAQALVEMSRKRLGMTAVVDAGNILRGIFTDGDLRRALDTAGLDIHATRIDQVMTRNPVTIGAQALATEAARLLETRNIGSGLIVVDARNQVIGALNIHDLLRARVV, encoded by the coding sequence ATGCCCTCCACCGCGCAGTCCAGCGTTCCAGTCGACGATGCCGCCCTGGCTGCCAGCGGCCGTCGCGCCGTGCAGATCGAAGCCGAGGCCCTGCACGCGCTGGCCCAGCGCATCGATGGTCCATTCTCGGCGGCCTGTCGGCTGATCCTGGCCGGGACAGGCCGGGTGGTGGCGATGGGCATGGGCAAGTCGGGCCATATCGCACGCAAGATCGCCGCAACCCTGGCTTCCACCGGCACCCCGGCCTTTTACGTGCACCCGGCCGAGGCCGGCCACGGCGACCTGGGCATGATCACCGACGCGGACATCGTGCTGGCGGTGTCCTATTCGGGCGAGTCCGACGAGATCCTGATGCTGTTGCCGGTGCTCAAGCGGCAGGGCAATGCGGTCGTGGCGATGACCGGACGCCCGGCGTCCACCCTGGCCCGCGAAGCGGATGTGCATCTGGACGTCAGCGTGCCGGCCGAGGCCTGTCCGCTGCACCTGGCCCCGACCTCCAGCACCACCGCCACCCTGGCCATGGGCGACGCGCTGGCCGTGGCCCTGCTGGAGGCGCGCGGCTTTACCTCCGAGGATTTCGCCCGTTCCCATCCTGCCGGCAGCCTCGGGCGCCAGTTGCTGCTGCACATCGCCGATGTGATGCACGTGGGCGAGGAGATCCCCTGCGTGCCGCAGGACGCCACGCTGGCCCAGGCGCTGGTGGAAATGAGCCGCAAGCGCTTGGGCATGACCGCCGTGGTCGATGCTGGCAACATCCTGCGCGGGATCTTCACCGACGGTGACCTGCGCCGGGCGCTGGACACGGCCGGACTGGATATCCATGCCACGCGCATCGACCAGGTCATGACCCGCAACCCGGTGACCATCGGCGCCCAGGCGCTTGCGACCGAAGCGGCGCGGCTGCTGGAGACGCGCAACATCGGCTCGGGCCTGATCGTCGTCGACGCACGGAATCAGGTCATCGGCGCGCTTAACATTCACGACCTGTTGCGAGCCCGCGTGGTGTAA